Genomic DNA from Candidatus Bathyarchaeota archaeon:
GAGGAGCCTTTAACTTTAAAGGATGTTTTAGTGGAAGTTTATGTAGCTTATCCACCTACAGCATTAGATAGAAAATTTATTGAAGCTGTAAATAAAGCAGTTTTTAACTTAAAGGATAAAGTTGAAGTAAGAATATGGAAAAGGGGAAGAGGCATTCCACCAGGTGTATCTTTAACTCCAGGGCTTCGCAAAGCTTCAAAAGAATCTCTTATCCCAGCCTTAATAGTAAATGGAGAAGTAAAACTTGGTAGAATTATGGAGCCTCCCTCGGAAGAAGAATTAAAAAAGATTTTAGAAGAAGCTTTAAAGGGAAAAACTTGAGCTGTTGGCGAATTATAAAATCTAGCTTCCTTAATCCAGCGATGAATTTAGCTATGGAGGAATCTCTTTTAAGAGTTAGACTTGAAAAATCAAAAAGTAATGTTTTATGGTTTTGGGTAAACACACCTTCAATAATTCTTGGTTGCTTTTCAATTCTTGACGAATTAAATTTAGCTAAATGTAAAGAGCTTAAAATACCTGCTTTAAGACGAATTAGCGGTGGAGGCGCTGTATACCATGATTTAGGAAATTTAAACTATACAGTCATAGCCAATTCAGGGAAAAATGGTTTACCAACAGATGTGCTTGAAGTTTATAAGCTTATAAGTGATTGTTTAATTGATGGATTAAACTGTTTAAATGTTCCTTTAAACTTTCTTCCGCCAAATTCAATTTTATTAAACAAAAAGAAAGTTGGTGGAATGGCTCAACATCTTCTTTACAATATAACGCTTATTCATGGAACACTTTTAGTAAACGCTAACCTTAACCTAATGAAAGAGTTGATTAAACTAAAATTTCCGGTAGCTAATTTATCTGAAGCTGGAAACTTATCTATAAAAGAAGTTGAAGAAATGTTAGTGAATGGATTTAAAAAAAGGCTTAACGTATTATTTAACTCTTCATTTTTTACTAAAGAAGAATTAAAGCTGGCTGAAAAATTATTTAAAATAAAGTATAGCAAGAATTGGTGGAATCTTAAGGTTTAACTTCATGAAAAAACAGAACCCATTTATTCTTGATTAAGGAAATGCTTGAAAGCATATTTTAATACAATACATAACATTTCTTTTTCAATGGCATCATATATTCACCTTCTAAAAAATACAGTTATTATTCGAAAAAGCTTACAGAATTAAAGATTAAGTGAAAAAAGTTATCCAGATTTAAAACATGTTTCTGTGTAGGAGATTGTCTGAATTTTGCAAAATTAAATTTGAAGTTTAAATTTTGTTAGGAACGAGTTTGATGTAAAATATGCTAAAATTTCATATGGTGGACCGGGCGGGATTTGAACCCGCGACCTTCCGCATGCCAAGCGGACGATTTAGTAGCGTTTTAAACACTCATACCAGTCTGATCTACCGGCCCTTCAAAAGCTTATTTAATATCTCCTTAAATAAAAATTTTGAGTTTAACTGAAGGTCCTCTCTTTTCTGCTTCAGATTAATATATCGAGTTGGATCGCTATAAAAATTTTTTCCTTAACCCTTTAGAAAAGGGTTAAGTTCAATATTAAATGGAATGAATTATTTTTAATGTAAAGAAA
This window encodes:
- a CDS encoding lipoate--protein ligase family protein; its protein translation is MSCWRIIKSSFLNPAMNLAMEESLLRVRLEKSKSNVLWFWVNTPSIILGCFSILDELNLAKCKELKIPALRRISGGGAVYHDLGNLNYTVIANSGKNGLPTDVLEVYKLISDCLIDGLNCLNVPLNFLPPNSILLNKKKVGGMAQHLLYNITLIHGTLLVNANLNLMKELIKLKFPVANLSEAGNLSIKEVEEMLVNGFKKRLNVLFNSSFFTKEELKLAEKLFKIKYSKNWWNLKV